A stretch of Blautia liquoris DNA encodes these proteins:
- a CDS encoding class II aldolase/adducin family protein: protein MDFSYMELREQICDVCHKVWQKGWVAANDGNVTAKLEDGTFLATPTGISKSFVTPDKLLHIDKEGNILEGAQGLRPSSEIKMHFRCYQEREDVGAVLHAHPPVATGYAVANQPLDDYSMIETVLTLGSVPVTPYGTPSTYEVPEAIAPYLGEHDALLLQNHGALSVGADVYTAYYRMETLELFAQISLNAHLLGGAQEISKENIDRLISMREQYKITGKHPGYKKYSGK from the coding sequence ATGGATTTCAGTTATATGGAACTCAGAGAACAGATTTGTGATGTATGCCATAAAGTATGGCAAAAAGGCTGGGTGGCAGCAAATGACGGAAATGTCACTGCAAAACTCGAGGATGGAACGTTTCTGGCAACACCAACGGGCATAAGCAAAAGTTTTGTTACTCCGGACAAACTTCTGCACATTGATAAAGAGGGAAATATCCTTGAAGGGGCACAGGGACTGCGTCCCTCTTCCGAGATTAAGATGCATTTTAGATGCTATCAGGAAAGAGAGGATGTAGGAGCAGTTCTGCATGCACATCCCCCAGTGGCAACGGGCTATGCTGTGGCCAATCAACCACTGGATGACTATTCTATGATTGAGACAGTTCTGACGCTTGGATCTGTTCCTGTGACTCCCTATGGAACCCCTTCGACCTATGAAGTTCCCGAGGCAATCGCTCCATATCTTGGGGAACACGATGCACTCCTTCTTCAAAACCATGGTGCTCTGAGCGTCGGAGCTGATGTATATACAGCATATTACAGGATGGAGACACTGGAGCTCTTCGCACAGATTAGTCTGAATGCACATCTGCTTGGAGGGGCTCAGGAAATATCGAAAGAGAATATAGACCGTCTGATCTCTATGAGAGAGCAATACAAAATCACCGGAAAACATCCGGGATATAAGAAGTACTCAGGAAAATAA
- a CDS encoding L-fucose isomerase encodes MAKSRLIGEYPVIGIRPTIDGRRGYLKVRESLEDQTMNMAKMAADLFEKNLRYSNGEPVKVIIADTTIGRVAEAAACEDKFKHAGVDITLTVTPCWCYGAETMDMDPSTIKAVWGFNGTERPGAVYLASVLATHAQKGLPAFGIYGRDVQAADATEIPEDVREKLLRFGRAAVAASSMRGKSYLQIGSVTMGIGGSIIDPDFIESYLGMRVESVDEVELIRRMSENIYDEAEFQKALAWTKEHCIEGFDKNPKEVQKSRKEKDQDWEFVVKMMCIIKDLMNGNQNLSEGCEEEMVGHNAIAAGFQGQRQWTDFYPNADFSESMLNSSFDWCGAREPYILATENDVLNGLGMLFMKLLTNRAQAFADVRTYWSPEAVKEATGYTLTGKAAEAGGFIHLINSGAACLDFNGESKDESGNPVMKPWYEVNEADQEAMLKATTWNAADLGYFRGGGYSSRFLTKTEMPVTMIRLNLVKGLGPCLQIAEGWTVGLPDDVSDAIWKRTDYTWPCTWFAPRVTGKGAFKTAYDVMNNWGANHGAISYGHIGADLITLCSILRIPVAMHNVSEEKIFRPSAWNAFGMDKEGQDYRACKNYGPLYK; translated from the coding sequence ATGGCGAAAAGCAGATTGATTGGGGAATACCCGGTTATCGGTATTCGTCCGACGATTGACGGACGAAGAGGATATCTGAAGGTACGTGAATCTCTGGAAGATCAGACGATGAATATGGCGAAAATGGCTGCTGATCTTTTTGAGAAAAATCTGAGATATTCGAACGGTGAGCCGGTAAAAGTGATTATCGCAGACACGACGATTGGACGTGTGGCGGAGGCAGCCGCCTGTGAAGATAAGTTTAAACACGCAGGCGTTGATATCACTTTGACAGTAACACCTTGCTGGTGCTATGGTGCTGAGACGATGGATATGGATCCGTCGACGATTAAGGCAGTGTGGGGATTCAATGGCACAGAACGTCCCGGGGCGGTATATCTTGCAAGCGTGCTGGCAACCCATGCTCAGAAAGGACTTCCGGCGTTTGGAATCTATGGGCGTGACGTTCAGGCAGCAGATGCCACAGAGATCCCGGAAGATGTCAGAGAAAAACTCCTTCGGTTTGGACGTGCGGCAGTTGCTGCCTCTAGCATGAGAGGAAAATCTTATCTTCAGATTGGATCTGTGACAATGGGGATCGGCGGATCTATCATTGATCCTGATTTTATTGAATCGTATCTTGGAATGCGTGTGGAGTCTGTCGATGAAGTGGAACTAATCCGCAGGATGAGTGAGAATATCTATGATGAAGCGGAATTTCAGAAGGCGCTTGCATGGACAAAGGAACACTGTATCGAGGGATTCGACAAAAATCCAAAAGAGGTGCAAAAGAGCCGCAAAGAGAAGGATCAGGACTGGGAATTCGTTGTGAAGATGATGTGCATCATCAAAGATTTGATGAATGGGAACCAAAACCTGTCTGAGGGCTGTGAGGAAGAGATGGTAGGACATAATGCCATAGCTGCCGGTTTTCAGGGACAGCGTCAGTGGACGGACTTCTATCCGAATGCAGATTTCTCAGAGTCGATGCTGAATTCTTCGTTCGACTGGTGCGGCGCACGTGAGCCCTATATACTGGCAACGGAGAACGATGTGTTAAATGGTCTGGGTATGCTTTTTATGAAGTTGCTGACGAATCGTGCACAGGCATTTGCTGATGTTCGCACATACTGGAGTCCTGAGGCAGTGAAAGAAGCCACGGGTTATACACTTACCGGAAAAGCTGCCGAGGCAGGAGGGTTTATACATTTAATCAATTCCGGTGCTGCATGCCTTGATTTCAACGGTGAATCAAAAGATGAATCCGGTAATCCTGTGATGAAACCGTGGTATGAGGTAAATGAAGCTGATCAGGAAGCGATGCTTAAGGCAACTACATGGAATGCAGCTGATCTGGGATATTTCCGCGGAGGGGGCTATTCATCGAGATTTCTGACAAAGACAGAGATGCCGGTCACTATGATTCGCCTGAATCTTGTAAAAGGACTGGGACCGTGTCTGCAGATTGCGGAAGGGTGGACAGTAGGACTTCCCGATGACGTATCTGATGCTATCTGGAAGAGAACAGACTATACATGGCCGTGTACCTGGTTCGCACCGAGAGTAACCGGGAAGGGAGCGTTCAAGACAGCCTATGATGTGATGAATAACTGGGGAGCAAATCATGGAGCGATCAGTTATGGACATATCGGAGCAGATCTCATCACCCTTTGTTCGATACTTCGCATCCCCGTTGCCATGCATAATGTTTCTGAAGAAAAGATCTTCCGTCCATCCGCATGGAATGCCTTTGGCATGGATAAAGAGGGACAGGATTATCGTGCATGTAAAAACTACGGGCCGCTGTATAAATAA
- a CDS encoding DUF554 domain-containing protein: MAEFWLISENSLSNPMIGTIVNASAILAGSVIGSVVKKGIKEEYQDALYTAMGLAATVLGINNVVNNLPDSKYPVLFILSLAIGGLIGTILNLEGRFQNLVGKFSKSNLGQGLSTGILLYCIGSLSILGPIQSALNSDNTYLFTNATLDFVTSIVLSSTYGIGMALAAVVLFLWQGSIYLCAGALSHFISPELMREVSIVGGVLIGSSGLSILKIKDCRTLNMLPSLLVPIIWFAVRGFLFR, encoded by the coding sequence ATGGCGGAATTCTGGCTTATATCGGAAAACAGCCTGAGTAATCCTATGATAGGGACGATTGTAAATGCCAGCGCGATATTGGCCGGAAGCGTGATCGGAAGTGTCGTAAAGAAGGGGATCAAAGAGGAATATCAGGATGCTCTTTACACTGCCATGGGTCTTGCAGCAACGGTGCTTGGTATTAATAACGTAGTTAATAATCTGCCCGACAGTAAGTACCCGGTCCTCTTTATCTTAAGCCTTGCCATCGGCGGGCTGATTGGTACGATACTGAATCTGGAAGGCAGATTTCAAAACCTCGTCGGGAAATTCTCAAAGTCTAATCTGGGACAAGGATTGTCTACAGGGATACTCTTGTACTGTATCGGAAGCCTGTCTATCCTGGGACCGATACAAAGTGCACTGAATTCCGATAATACCTATCTCTTTACAAATGCAACACTTGATTTTGTGACCTCAATTGTGTTGTCTTCCACCTACGGGATTGGTATGGCACTGGCTGCAGTTGTCCTGTTTCTCTGGCAGGGAAGCATATATCTGTGTGCCGGAGCCTTATCGCACTTCATCTCCCCGGAACTGATGCGGGAGGTATCAATTGTAGGGGGAGTTTTGATCGGAAGTTCCGGGTTGTCGATCTTAAAGATTAAGGACTGCAGGACACTGAATATGCTCCCGTCACTTCTGGTTCCAATTATTTGGTTTGCAGTCCGGGGATTTCTTTTCCGTTGA
- a CDS encoding AraC family transcriptional regulator, whose product MQLYHSCREAMKYCIDSKTFAAAWLYNDEKPMDIHIHDCYEIYYSISGGKQFLIDNRFYNFNPGDIFFINQYESHHLYQVDDGSHERIILSIYPDYLKSFCTKNTDLNYCFTCRNTNFGHKLSLTDEEQKRFLYFVHNLTGTEGYGQDLMDKAAFLEMMIFLNKIFLKRCDHDLLEHEITGVHHEQIDGILSYVNQNLAQNLTIQNLADQFYISSSYLCRIFKDATGTTINKYITAKRITRAKALLSDGYSVTETCSMCGFRDYSNFLKSFTKAVGISPRKYAQFSTSYVSIHS is encoded by the coding sequence ATGCAGCTTTATCATTCTTGCAGAGAAGCCATGAAATATTGTATAGACAGTAAGACTTTCGCCGCCGCATGGCTCTATAACGACGAAAAGCCCATGGATATCCATATTCATGACTGTTACGAGATCTATTATTCAATCTCTGGTGGAAAGCAGTTTTTAATTGATAACCGTTTTTACAATTTCAATCCAGGTGATATATTTTTTATTAACCAATATGAAAGTCATCATCTGTATCAAGTCGATGACGGCAGCCATGAACGAATTATCTTATCCATTTACCCGGATTACCTAAAAAGCTTCTGTACGAAAAACACAGATCTGAACTACTGTTTCACGTGCCGGAACACAAACTTCGGACATAAGCTTTCGCTTACCGATGAGGAGCAGAAAAGATTTCTCTATTTTGTCCACAATCTGACCGGAACGGAGGGATATGGACAGGATCTTATGGACAAGGCTGCTTTTCTGGAAATGATGATATTCCTGAATAAAATATTTTTAAAACGATGTGATCATGATCTGTTGGAACATGAAATCACAGGTGTACATCATGAACAGATTGACGGAATCCTCTCATATGTAAACCAGAACCTTGCCCAGAACCTGACAATACAGAATCTTGCGGATCAGTTTTATATCAGTTCCTCATATCTCTGCCGCATCTTCAAAGATGCGACGGGAACAACCATCAACAAATATATTACGGCAAAAAGAATCACTCGTGCAAAAGCCTTGCTGTCAGATGGGTACTCTGTTACCGAGACATGCAGTATGTGCGGATTTCGCGATTACAGTAATTTTCTGAAATCCTTTACAAAGGCTGTAGGAATTTCGCCCAGAAAATATGCACAGTTTTCAACCTCCTATGTCTCAATTCATTCTTGA
- a CDS encoding helix-turn-helix transcriptional regulator: MHYLDYNEKKQHGTNEFPLEYYFIDENHSRYRMPFHWHREMEFVHILRGKLHLYLDDREYLASEGDLFHIAGGVIHGGEPKNCVYECVVFDPSPLLMNTHAARSYIRKIELRQFLVQEYYTGEHDPGIFTYANTLFSSAREKAPGWELATMGALFSIYGTIFDQSYYEPVTSDYVDHGRMSTLKPVLEYIDAHYKDEVTLEMLAHVCGMSSKYFCRVFKAVIHRTPIDYLNYYRIERASFLMETEDISVSEAAYQCGFNDSSYFVHVFKRYKNTTPSEYLKRINGKEIPGLQTK, translated from the coding sequence ATGCATTATCTTGATTACAATGAAAAGAAACAACATGGAACGAATGAATTCCCACTTGAATACTATTTTATTGACGAAAATCACTCTCGCTACCGGATGCCTTTTCACTGGCACAGGGAGATGGAATTCGTACATATTCTAAGGGGCAAGCTCCATCTGTATCTGGATGACAGGGAGTATCTGGCATCTGAAGGGGATCTCTTTCATATCGCAGGCGGCGTCATACACGGAGGTGAACCAAAAAACTGTGTCTATGAATGTGTTGTCTTTGATCCTTCCCCACTGCTCATGAATACACATGCTGCTCGTTCCTATATCAGGAAGATCGAACTGCGTCAATTTCTCGTGCAGGAATATTATACCGGTGAACATGATCCGGGAATTTTCACCTATGCAAATACGCTGTTTTCTTCTGCACGTGAAAAAGCCCCCGGATGGGAGTTAGCCACCATGGGAGCTCTATTTTCAATATATGGAACTATTTTTGATCAGTCTTATTATGAACCGGTCACATCCGACTATGTGGATCACGGCAGGATGAGCACACTCAAACCTGTGCTTGAATATATCGATGCCCACTATAAGGATGAAGTCACTCTGGAGATGCTCGCGCATGTCTGCGGAATGTCCTCCAAGTATTTTTGCCGTGTCTTTAAGGCAGTCATCCATCGAACACCCATCGATTACCTGAACTATTACCGAATCGAAAGAGCCAGTTTTCTGATGGAGACAGAGGATATCTCAGTCAGCGAAGCCGCTTACCAGTGTGGATTCAACGACAGCAGCTATTTTGTCCATGTGTTTAAGAGGTACAAAAATACCACCCCCAGCGAATACCTAAAGCGAATCAACGGAAAAGAAATCCCCGGACTGCAAACCAAATAA
- a CDS encoding GerMN domain-containing protein: MNRIKIILLLSVIFCLAAGCQNKKVNDDKDQHYHRYYINKEEDQVVEKSYSPKSSKTMDMVKEFQDLLSEKSDSGEYRKLLPKKVTIEKETWDEGILTLDMSSAYQTQSNTREILTRVGLVRTFVQIPGVVKVQITVNGNPIKDIQGRDIGLMNSDSFSENSGKNINTYQNVMLTLYFSDKTGKKLVPEERKVYFNSNVPLERVVVEQLVKGPKDENHLSVLPSDTRVLSVATSEGICYVNLDKSFQGDPPTATEEVSIYSIVNSLHKNCKVQEVQFSINGESKVKFRDKVPLDQLFKEDQSYISEEEK, translated from the coding sequence ATGAATCGAATCAAAATCATCCTGCTGCTGTCAGTGATCTTTTGTCTCGCGGCGGGGTGTCAGAATAAGAAAGTAAATGACGATAAAGATCAACATTACCATAGATATTATATAAATAAAGAAGAAGATCAGGTAGTAGAAAAATCCTATAGTCCGAAGTCTTCGAAGACGATGGATATGGTAAAGGAGTTTCAGGATCTCTTATCGGAGAAGAGTGATTCTGGAGAGTATCGAAAACTTTTGCCAAAAAAGGTAACAATTGAGAAAGAAACCTGGGATGAGGGGATTCTGACTCTCGATATGAGCAGTGCTTATCAAACACAGAGCAATACCAGGGAGATTCTCACAAGAGTCGGGCTTGTCCGCACATTTGTGCAGATCCCGGGAGTGGTGAAAGTCCAGATCACCGTGAATGGAAATCCGATAAAGGACATTCAGGGCAGAGACATAGGTCTTATGAATTCAGACAGTTTTTCGGAAAACTCAGGAAAGAACATCAACACTTATCAAAATGTGATGCTTACGCTGTATTTTTCAGATAAAACAGGGAAAAAACTTGTTCCGGAGGAGAGAAAAGTTTACTTTAACAGCAACGTCCCGCTGGAACGTGTTGTCGTGGAACAACTGGTAAAGGGTCCGAAAGATGAGAACCATCTATCTGTTCTGCCTTCAGATACGCGCGTGTTAAGTGTCGCAACATCGGAGGGAATTTGCTATGTCAACTTGGATAAAAGTTTTCAGGGAGATCCGCCGACTGCCACGGAGGAGGTTTCCATCTATTCGATTGTCAATTCCCTGCATAAAAACTGTAAAGTGCAGGAGGTTCAGTTTTCAATCAATGGAGAAAGTAAGGTGAAATTCCGGGATAAAGTACCACTTGATCAGCTGTTCAAGGAGGATCAAAGTTATATATCAGAAGAAGAGAAATAA
- the kduI gene encoding 5-dehydro-4-deoxy-D-glucuronate isomerase — MEVRTASSPKDMKHYTTERLREEYLIQNTFIPDEVKLVYSHIDRIIVGSATPAKKELTLTAKEELRADYFLQRRELGVINIGGAGHICIDGKIYDVAHKDGMYIGMGSKDITFTSDDPENPAKFYLNSAPAHAVYPTVLIKKEGQPSKDVVIIKDENKVEMGSLEESNHRTLCKYILPGQVESCQLEMGMTSLEPGSVWNSMPCHTHDRRMEVYMYFELPEDGFVMHYMGEPQETRHIVMRNEEAVINPSWSIHCGSGSKNYSFIWGMVGENQDFDDQDFVLNKDLL, encoded by the coding sequence ATGGAAGTAAGAACAGCTTCGTCACCAAAAGACATGAAACATTATACGACTGAGCGGCTAAGAGAAGAATATCTAATTCAGAACACGTTTATTCCGGATGAAGTGAAACTGGTTTACAGTCATATAGACCGCATCATCGTGGGTTCTGCTACTCCGGCGAAGAAAGAATTAACTTTGACGGCAAAAGAAGAACTCCGCGCGGATTATTTCCTTCAAAGAAGAGAACTGGGTGTCATCAATATCGGAGGTGCAGGACATATCTGCATTGACGGAAAAATTTATGATGTTGCCCACAAAGATGGTATGTATATCGGAATGGGAAGCAAGGATATCACATTTACAAGTGATGATCCCGAAAATCCGGCTAAGTTTTATCTTAACAGTGCACCGGCACATGCCGTATATCCGACAGTGCTGATCAAAAAAGAAGGACAGCCTTCCAAAGATGTTGTGATAATCAAGGACGAGAATAAGGTAGAGATGGGCAGCCTTGAAGAGTCCAATCACAGAACTCTTTGTAAATATATTCTTCCGGGACAGGTTGAAAGCTGTCAGCTGGAGATGGGAATGACATCCCTCGAACCGGGGAGTGTATGGAATTCCATGCCCTGCCATACACATGACAGAAGGATGGAAGTCTACATGTATTTTGAACTTCCAGAAGACGGATTCGTTATGCACTATATGGGAGAACCACAGGAAACAAGACATATCGTGATGAGAAATGAAGAGGCTGTAATCAATCCAAGCTGGTCGATTCACTGCGGCAGCGGTTCAAAGAACTATTCCTTTATCTGGGGAATGGTCGGTGAAAATCAGGATTTTGACGATCAGGATTTTGTTTTGAACAAAGATCTGTTATAA
- a CDS encoding gluconate 5-dehydrogenase, translating into MSNMFSLKGKTALITGAIYGIGFAIAEAYAAQGAKIIFNCLNEKDLEKGYANYKEKGIDAKGYICDVTNEEKVQEMVADIEKEFGGIDILVNNAGMIKRIPMLEMKAEEFRQVVDVDLNGPFIVSKAVIPGMIKQKHGKIINICSMMSELGRETVSAYAAAKGGLKMLTKNIASEYGAYNIQCNGIGPGYIATPQTAPLRERQPDGSRHPFDSFIVAKTPAERWGTADDLKGPAIFLASEASDFVNGHILYVDGGILAYIGKQPE; encoded by the coding sequence ATGAGTAATATGTTTTCATTAAAGGGAAAAACAGCACTGATAACAGGTGCAATTTATGGAATTGGCTTTGCAATTGCGGAAGCTTATGCAGCACAAGGGGCGAAAATCATATTTAACTGCCTCAATGAGAAAGATCTGGAAAAAGGGTATGCCAATTACAAGGAAAAAGGGATTGACGCAAAAGGTTATATCTGTGATGTGACCAATGAAGAAAAAGTTCAGGAGATGGTTGCTGACATCGAAAAAGAATTTGGCGGAATCGATATTCTGGTCAACAATGCCGGAATGATTAAGCGCATTCCAATGCTTGAGATGAAAGCAGAGGAATTCCGTCAGGTAGTTGATGTTGATCTGAACGGACCATTTATTGTATCCAAGGCAGTAATTCCGGGAATGATCAAACAGAAACATGGCAAGATTATCAACATCTGCTCCATGATGAGCGAACTGGGACGGGAAACTGTTTCTGCATATGCTGCAGCAAAAGGCGGATTGAAGATGCTGACTAAGAACATTGCATCTGAATATGGTGCTTATAATATTCAATGTAATGGTATCGGGCCTGGCTACATTGCCACACCTCAGACAGCTCCTCTCCGTGAGAGACAGCCTGACGGAAGCAGACATCCGTTTGATTCCTTTATCGTAGCTAAAACACCGGCAGAACGCTGGGGCACTGCAGATGATTTGAAAGGGCCGGCAATATTTTTGGCTTCAGAAGCTTCTGACTTTGTAAACGGGCATATTCTTTATGTAGATGGCGGAATTCTGGCTTATATCGGAAAACAGCCTGAGTAA
- a CDS encoding DNA internalization-related competence protein ComEC/Rec2, producing MISCSRRIKVIYQKKRNKGLSRPLFWAALSLVVFLVFLKAAGFSIWEPAEQKEVTKTIDLEKSVQVTGQIYQRVRKENSIQYYLKNTELLRLENSKIQEIIPIPLNHKLLITIAKEKEDTVYKVGSIVRVSGTLKHPAPPTNPGQFDSFAYYQSLGIGYTMFAEKTEVLRIQNKMPEKAQQLKETMEDDLLLMLPKRHAGVLIAMLLGDSGYEEAETKINYQAGGVLHILSISGLHLSLLGMGCYRLFRRCALPTWIAALGAASVMIFYSWLTGNHVATLRALVMFIVNLGAKVFKRSYDPLPSLSLSLILLLIGNPQYLFYSGFQLSYAAVLGVSVIYPVWHTWIPKSVCAKNYHRKKYIRLFCDAILSGSIISLSTLPFVCRYFYEIPLLGIIPNLLILPTMNFVMIPGILGMAAGHFSLFAGRIILLPAWGILELYEIVMKAIRSIPGSVWICGQPQLWQMIVYYAAFFGVTCMLYVKKEKTNFIKIWSASAVIIAAALFTLTFRDDKLDKITVLDVGQGDGIVIHGKDYCYLIDGGSTSEQKVGEYRILPFLKSQGIRDIDGIVLTHPDEDHMNGILELLKKVENQETALKIHHIFLPLWMKGDKESLPFIQFSRRQKIAVSYLQKGDQICNGDLCMDVLHPDTGDYKEEPNAGCVTLGVHIREFDALLTGDLEGKGEEKVSEDLNRFDYLKVGHHGSKNSSSEQFLDKVQPEVAVISCGRKNRYGHPHSELIDRLSERKIDIHTTPESGAVTVSLRKDCYYVHTFYPMCRTTPCLSCGERQE from the coding sequence TTGATCAGCTGTTCAAGGAGGATCAAAGTTATATATCAGAAGAAGAGAAATAAAGGATTAAGCAGACCTCTTTTCTGGGCTGCTCTGAGTCTTGTTGTGTTTCTTGTTTTCTTAAAGGCCGCAGGTTTTTCCATATGGGAGCCTGCGGAACAAAAAGAGGTAACGAAAACGATAGATTTGGAGAAAAGTGTTCAGGTTACAGGCCAGATTTATCAGAGAGTAAGAAAAGAAAATTCAATTCAATATTATCTTAAAAATACCGAACTTTTACGTTTGGAAAATTCTAAAATTCAGGAAATCATTCCTATTCCATTAAATCACAAATTATTGATTACCATAGCAAAAGAGAAAGAAGATACGGTATATAAGGTTGGGAGTATCGTCCGTGTAAGCGGTACCTTAAAACATCCCGCCCCTCCAACAAATCCGGGTCAGTTTGACAGTTTTGCCTATTATCAGTCGCTGGGAATCGGATATACGATGTTTGCAGAAAAGACTGAAGTATTAAGAATACAGAATAAAATGCCTGAAAAGGCTCAGCAGTTGAAAGAGACCATGGAAGATGACTTGCTTTTGATGCTTCCCAAAAGACATGCCGGCGTGCTGATTGCCATGCTTCTGGGTGATTCTGGATATGAGGAAGCTGAGACAAAGATAAATTATCAGGCAGGCGGGGTACTCCATATTCTGTCAATTTCAGGGCTGCATCTGTCACTCCTTGGCATGGGGTGTTATCGTCTGTTTCGCAGATGTGCTCTGCCTACATGGATAGCTGCACTGGGCGCCGCATCTGTTATGATCTTTTACAGTTGGTTAACGGGCAATCATGTCGCAACACTGCGTGCGCTGGTGATGTTTATCGTCAATCTGGGTGCCAAAGTTTTTAAAAGAAGTTATGACCCGTTGCCATCTTTGAGCCTTTCTCTGATTTTACTTCTGATTGGAAATCCCCAATATTTATTCTACAGTGGATTTCAGCTGTCATATGCGGCGGTTTTGGGAGTCAGTGTGATTTATCCGGTATGGCACACATGGATCCCGAAGAGTGTCTGTGCAAAAAATTATCACAGAAAGAAATATATCAGACTTTTCTGCGATGCAATTCTCTCAGGCAGCATCATATCTCTTTCAACCCTACCTTTTGTCTGCCGCTATTTCTATGAAATCCCACTGCTTGGAATTATTCCCAATCTTTTGATTTTACCTACAATGAACTTTGTGATGATTCCCGGAATACTGGGGATGGCGGCAGGCCATTTCAGTCTTTTTGCGGGCAGAATTATATTGCTCCCGGCCTGGGGGATACTAGAACTTTATGAAATTGTGATGAAAGCAATTCGATCGATACCTGGTTCGGTATGGATCTGTGGTCAGCCGCAGCTATGGCAGATGATCGTCTATTACGCAGCCTTTTTTGGGGTTACATGTATGCTTTACGTAAAAAAGGAAAAAACGAATTTTATAAAAATATGGAGTGCCAGTGCTGTGATTATTGCAGCTGCCCTGTTTACTTTGACGTTTAGGGATGACAAGTTGGATAAGATCACTGTACTTGATGTGGGACAAGGAGATGGGATAGTTATTCACGGCAAAGATTATTGCTATTTGATAGACGGGGGAAGTACCAGTGAACAGAAAGTGGGTGAATATCGCATTCTTCCTTTTTTAAAAAGTCAGGGAATAAGAGATATTGATGGCATTGTGCTCACTCATCCCGACGAAGACCACATGAATGGTATTTTGGAGCTGCTAAAAAAAGTAGAAAATCAGGAAACTGCTCTTAAGATTCATCATATTTTTCTGCCGCTTTGGATGAAAGGGGACAAGGAAAGCCTGCCTTTTATCCAGTTTAGCAGGAGGCAAAAGATTGCGGTCTCGTATCTTCAGAAAGGAGATCAGATATGTAATGGGGATCTTTGCATGGATGTACTTCATCCTGACACCGGGGATTACAAAGAAGAGCCAAATGCAGGATGTGTGACGTTGGGAGTTCACATTCGGGAGTTTGACGCACTGCTGACAGGAGATCTGGAGGGTAAAGGTGAGGAGAAAGTATCCGAGGATCTGAACAGGTTTGATTATCTGAAAGTTGGACACCATGGATCAAAGAACTCTTCTTCGGAACAGTTTCTCGACAAGGTACAGCCGGAGGTTGCGGTCATTTCCTGTGGAAGAAAAAATCGCTATGGGCATCCCCATAGCGAATTGATCGATCGGTTAAGTGAACGAAAGATTGATATCCATACGACACCTGAAAGTGGTGCGGTTACCGTCTCTCTCAGAAAGGACTGTTATTATGTACATACTTTTTATCCCATGTGTCGTACAACCCCTTGCCTTAGCTGTGGGGAGCGTCAAGAATGA